Proteins encoded within one genomic window of Sphaerisporangium krabiense:
- a CDS encoding erythromycin esterase family protein, whose product MDIKDTARPLDGAGLSAFLRSLPAKPLLLGLGEARHFVGELGDLRNEIFRHLVAHEGYRSFAIESDSLMGLVVDDHITTGAGTLDDVMERGFSHGFGASPANRELVRWMRAYNEEHEEQVRFFGFDGPLEYWAASPRQALTALHALLDGPLPCSGETLDALLGPDERWSNEAAAMDPSQSIGRSVEAQRLRLIADDLVALLDTQTPRLSAADRERAALYGRTAVGLLRYHDGMADASPARWARLSALRDAMMAANLRAVAGHGPALVFSHNLHLQRNRSLMPFGDQLLEWWSAGAITAAHLGDRYAFLASALGTAGDDTPPPDTVEGLLSTLPWDHSLIDARRLAEAVTNPAPRTSDDFRYFPLDPARLDMIDGIVFLKRAVRLG is encoded by the coding sequence ATGGACATCAAGGACACGGCCCGCCCGCTCGACGGCGCGGGACTCTCGGCGTTCCTCCGATCGCTCCCCGCCAAGCCCCTGCTGCTCGGCCTGGGCGAGGCCCGGCACTTCGTGGGGGAGCTGGGCGACCTGCGCAACGAGATCTTCCGGCACCTGGTCGCGCACGAGGGCTACCGGTCGTTCGCCATCGAGAGCGACTCCCTCATGGGCCTGGTGGTGGACGACCACATCACGACGGGCGCGGGCACGCTCGACGACGTCATGGAACGCGGCTTCAGCCACGGCTTCGGCGCGTCACCGGCCAACCGCGAGCTCGTGCGCTGGATGCGGGCGTACAACGAGGAGCACGAGGAGCAGGTCCGGTTCTTCGGGTTCGACGGCCCGCTGGAGTATTGGGCGGCGAGCCCGCGCCAGGCGCTCACCGCCCTCCACGCCCTGCTCGACGGCCCCCTCCCTTGCAGCGGCGAGACCCTCGACGCGCTGCTGGGCCCGGACGAGCGGTGGTCGAACGAGGCCGCGGCCATGGACCCGTCCCAGTCGATCGGCCGGTCGGTCGAGGCCCAGCGGCTGCGGCTGATCGCCGACGACCTGGTGGCGCTGCTCGACACGCAGACGCCGCGGCTCAGCGCGGCGGACAGGGAGCGGGCGGCGCTGTACGGGCGCACCGCCGTCGGCCTGCTCCGCTACCACGACGGGATGGCCGACGCGTCCCCGGCGCGGTGGGCCCGGCTGTCGGCCCTTCGGGACGCGATGATGGCCGCCAACCTGCGTGCCGTCGCCGGGCACGGCCCGGCCCTGGTCTTCTCCCACAACCTCCACCTGCAGCGGAACAGGAGCCTCATGCCGTTCGGTGACCAGTTGCTGGAGTGGTGGAGCGCGGGGGCGATCACCGCGGCGCACCTCGGCGACCGGTACGCCTTCCTGGCCTCGGCCCTCGGCACGGCCGGCGACGACACCCCGCCGCCGGACACCGTCGAGGGCCTGCTGTCCACGCTCCCGTGGGACCACTCGCTCATCGACGCCCGCCGCCTGGCCGAGGCCGTCACGAACCCCGCCCCGCGTACCTCCGACGATTTCCGCTACTTCCCGCTGGACCCGGCCCGGCTCGACATGATCGACGGCATCGTCTTCCTCAAGCGGGCGGTCAGGCTGGGCTAG
- a CDS encoding ABC transporter ATP-binding protein: MSRPLPVAGPAEVRAAAIRDLGADRGAVAGVVLVNGLASAAGLMGPWLLGRVIDTIQAGSGDVLGAVDRLAFGAVLFTVAQTVLAWWALKIGYRFGERTAARVRERLLKRALALPPRVADRLPFGDLIARGSTDASLVAATLRFAVPEVLVAVVHALFLIVAVLVLNPLLGLCGLVCSIGVAAAVRWYLRRARPAYAAVAASGAELADVIAGTAKGARTVELLGLEHRRTQATEAALTHARSARLWALWLRTVLFSWSDVSLALPVAGVLLVGGALYTNGLVSLGIVVTATVYFRQLVGPLDTLMLWIEQLQGAGASYARVEGAAGIPGEEPPPPPNAQDAGPADGDRIEVSDAHYSYTGARDVLHGIDLVVRPGERLAVVGTSGAGKSTLARLLAGLDRPHTGSVTIGGTPVADLPPDHLREHVVLITQEHHVFHGTVRDNLRIARPNATDEEMHAALDAVGAAWLAGLPRGLDTEVGHDTHLDGAGAQQLSLARVVLADPHTVILDEATAQLDPGTARRTERSLAAVLRGRTVIAIAHRLQTAHDADRIAVMEAGELVELGTHDELVSAGRVYGRLWRSWHSGSENRRRPGNRDQVSR; the protein is encoded by the coding sequence ATGAGCAGGCCGCTGCCGGTCGCGGGCCCGGCCGAGGTCCGTGCCGCGGCGATACGTGACCTGGGCGCGGACCGTGGCGCCGTGGCCGGGGTCGTCCTGGTCAACGGGCTCGCCTCCGCGGCGGGTTTGATGGGTCCGTGGCTGCTCGGCAGAGTCATCGACACGATCCAAGCCGGGTCCGGCGACGTGCTCGGCGCGGTGGACCGTCTCGCATTCGGCGCTGTGCTGTTCACCGTCGCGCAGACGGTGCTGGCGTGGTGGGCGCTCAAGATCGGGTATCGGTTCGGCGAACGCACCGCGGCACGTGTTCGCGAGCGATTGCTGAAGCGGGCCTTGGCGCTGCCCCCTCGAGTGGCGGACCGGCTTCCCTTCGGGGATCTGATCGCCCGCGGCAGCACTGACGCCTCTCTTGTGGCCGCGACTCTGCGGTTCGCGGTCCCGGAGGTTCTCGTGGCCGTGGTGCACGCCCTGTTCCTCATCGTCGCGGTGCTCGTCCTGAACCCTCTGCTCGGGCTTTGCGGGCTGGTGTGCTCGATCGGCGTCGCAGCGGCGGTGCGCTGGTACCTGCGACGCGCCAGGCCGGCCTATGCGGCGGTCGCGGCATCCGGCGCCGAGCTGGCCGATGTCATCGCCGGCACCGCCAAGGGCGCCCGTACGGTCGAACTACTCGGGCTGGAGCATCGCCGGACACAGGCGACCGAGGCCGCCTTGACGCACGCCCGGTCGGCACGCCTGTGGGCATTGTGGCTGCGAACGGTGCTGTTCTCGTGGTCGGACGTCTCGCTGGCACTCCCCGTGGCGGGCGTCCTTCTGGTCGGCGGCGCCCTGTACACCAATGGTCTGGTCAGCCTCGGAATCGTGGTGACGGCCACGGTCTACTTCCGTCAGCTCGTCGGCCCACTCGACACCCTGATGCTCTGGATCGAACAACTCCAAGGCGCCGGAGCCTCCTACGCCCGCGTCGAAGGGGCGGCCGGCATCCCCGGCGAGGAACCCCCGCCACCCCCGAACGCACAAGACGCCGGCCCCGCCGACGGTGACCGTATCGAGGTGAGCGACGCTCACTACAGCTACACGGGTGCTCGGGACGTACTCCACGGAATCGATCTCGTCGTGCGGCCCGGCGAACGGCTGGCCGTGGTCGGCACCTCCGGAGCGGGGAAATCGACGCTCGCGCGTCTTCTCGCCGGGCTCGACCGCCCGCACACCGGGTCGGTGACCATCGGCGGCACACCGGTCGCCGACCTGCCGCCCGACCACCTGCGCGAGCACGTCGTGCTCATCACCCAAGAACATCACGTCTTCCACGGCACCGTGCGCGACAACCTGCGTATCGCGCGGCCGAACGCGACGGATGAGGAGATGCACGCCGCGTTGGACGCCGTCGGAGCCGCGTGGCTCGCCGGCCTGCCACGCGGGCTGGACACCGAGGTCGGCCACGACACCCACCTCGACGGCGCCGGCGCCCAGCAACTCTCCCTGGCGCGAGTCGTCCTCGCCGATCCCCACACCGTGATCTTGGACGAGGCCACCGCGCAACTCGACCCCGGCACCGCGCGGCGAACAGAACGGTCACTGGCGGCCGTCCTTCGGGGCCGGACGGTCATCGCGATCGCGCACCGCCTGCAGACCGCGCACGACGCCGACAGAATCGCGGTCATGGAAGCCGGTGAACTCGTCGAGCTCGGCACCCACGACGAACTCGTCAGCGCGGGACGCGTATACGGCAGACTCTGGCGGTCATGGCATTCAGGGTCAGAGAACCGTCGTCGTCCGGGGAACCGGGACCAGGTCAGCAGGTAG
- a CDS encoding RNA polymerase sigma factor: MNESLLRELVPAVIGVLVRRGADFASAEDAVQEALIRALETWPDDPPRDPKAWLVTVAWHRFLDAVRAEASRRGREVAVEVEPPAGPAPATDDTLRLYFLCAHPTLPPSSAVALTLRAVGGLTTRQIATAYLVPEATMAQRISRAKRRIAGLPLDRPGDLGTVLRVLYLVFNEGYGGNLDLAGEAIRIARQLVALTDEPEVAGLLALMLLHHARRASRTGPGGRLVPLAEQDRSRWDTALIGEGVAILQAALARDRLGEYQAQAAIAALHADARSACETDWVQIVEWYDELLRLTGSPVVRLNRAVAVGEADGAQAGLAALAGVRPDLPRYAAVTAYLHERAGDLERAADLYAEASRAATSVPERDHLTREAARVRHLSANGAP, encoded by the coding sequence GTGAACGAGTCGCTGCTGCGGGAGCTCGTGCCCGCGGTGATCGGTGTCCTCGTCCGACGCGGAGCCGACTTCGCGTCGGCCGAGGACGCCGTGCAGGAGGCCCTGATCCGGGCACTGGAGACCTGGCCGGACGATCCGCCGCGCGATCCGAAGGCGTGGCTGGTCACGGTCGCGTGGCACAGGTTCCTCGACGCCGTCCGTGCCGAGGCGTCGCGGCGGGGCCGGGAAGTGGCCGTGGAGGTCGAGCCTCCGGCCGGCCCGGCGCCCGCCACGGACGACACGCTGCGGCTCTACTTCCTGTGCGCGCACCCCACCCTGCCGCCGAGCTCGGCCGTCGCCCTGACGCTGCGCGCGGTCGGCGGTCTGACCACGCGGCAGATCGCGACCGCCTACCTCGTCCCCGAGGCGACCATGGCGCAGCGGATCAGCCGGGCCAAACGCCGGATCGCGGGGCTGCCGCTCGACCGGCCCGGCGATCTCGGGACGGTGCTGCGCGTGCTCTACCTGGTCTTCAACGAGGGGTACGGCGGGAACCTCGACCTGGCGGGCGAGGCCATCCGTATCGCCCGCCAGCTCGTGGCCCTGACCGACGAGCCCGAGGTCGCCGGGTTGCTCGCGCTCATGCTGCTGCACCACGCGCGCCGCGCGTCCCGCACCGGCCCGGGAGGCCGCCTGGTACCCCTCGCCGAGCAGGACCGATCGCGCTGGGACACCGCCCTGATCGGCGAGGGGGTGGCGATTCTGCAGGCCGCGCTGGCCCGCGACCGGCTGGGCGAATACCAGGCACAGGCCGCCATCGCCGCCCTGCACGCCGACGCCCGGAGCGCCTGCGAGACCGACTGGGTGCAGATCGTGGAGTGGTACGACGAGCTGCTGCGCCTGACCGGCAGCCCGGTGGTGCGGCTCAACCGCGCGGTGGCGGTCGGGGAGGCCGACGGAGCGCAGGCAGGTCTGGCGGCGCTGGCCGGCGTGCGCCCCGACCTGCCCCGGTACGCCGCGGTGACGGCGTACCTGCACGAACGCGCCGGCGACCTGGAGCGCGCCGCCGACCTGTACGCCGAGGCGTCGCGCGCCGCGACCAGCGTCCCGGAGCGCGACCACCTCACCCGGGAGGCCGCACGGGTGCGGCACCTGTCCGCCAACGGCGCACCTTGA
- a CDS encoding YciI family protein, giving the protein MKYLLLKHYRGGPSPVVDYPPMDQWKPERVDAHVQYMRDFAARLEETGEFVDERALAPGGTFVRYDGEGRPPVTDGPFAETKDLIAGWMIIDVESWDRAVELAGELSAAPGADGEPIYEWLEVRPFLSESLTVTE; this is encoded by the coding sequence ATGAAGTACCTGCTGCTGAAGCACTACCGAGGTGGCCCGTCCCCCGTCGTCGACTATCCGCCGATGGACCAATGGAAGCCGGAGAGGGTCGACGCGCACGTGCAGTACATGCGCGACTTCGCGGCCCGTCTGGAGGAGACCGGCGAGTTCGTCGACGAGCGGGCGCTGGCTCCCGGGGGCACGTTCGTGCGGTATGACGGCGAGGGGCGCCCCCCGGTGACCGACGGCCCGTTCGCCGAGACCAAGGACCTCATCGCCGGCTGGATGATCATCGACGTGGAGTCCTGGGATCGCGCCGTCGAACTCGCCGGGGAGCTGTCCGCCGCTCCCGGCGCCGACGGCGAGCCGATCTACGAGTGGTTGGAGGTCCGGCCGTTCCTCTCCGAGTCGCTCACGGTCACCGAGTGA
- a CDS encoding threonine ammonia-lyase: protein MIDPMFLDTPLYRCEALEPDLGCAVSVKLETANPVRSFKARGTELVASLLAGQGPRAAVCASAGNLGQALAWSGRARGLDVTVVASRFAPAVKLDRIRALDARLELVDGDFDMARERAAAIAEHDGIRLVEDSLDLETCEGAATVGLELVDAASSFDAVLIALGGGALATGVGHVVKALAPGVEVICVQPLGAPAMTYSWRRRRVVTTDSTDTIADGVAGRRPIPAVLDDLLLVADDAVLVREESIIAGMRMLLHHAGLVVEPSAALGVAAILEDRDRFAGRHVVTIVCGGNVDLDAYHGWVGAAPLR, encoded by the coding sequence ATGATCGACCCGATGTTCCTCGACACCCCGCTGTACCGGTGCGAGGCGCTGGAGCCCGACCTCGGGTGCGCGGTGAGCGTCAAGCTCGAAACGGCGAACCCGGTCCGCAGCTTCAAGGCCCGTGGCACCGAGCTGGTCGCGAGCCTGCTCGCCGGCCAGGGCCCGCGCGCCGCGGTGTGCGCCAGTGCGGGCAACCTGGGCCAGGCTCTCGCCTGGTCCGGTCGCGCCCGGGGGCTCGACGTCACCGTCGTGGCGTCACGCTTCGCGCCCGCGGTCAAGCTGGACCGCATCCGCGCGCTGGACGCCAGGTTGGAGCTGGTGGACGGCGACTTCGACATGGCCCGCGAGCGGGCGGCGGCCATCGCCGAGCACGACGGCATCCGGCTGGTCGAGGACAGCCTGGACCTCGAGACCTGCGAGGGCGCGGCGACCGTCGGCCTGGAACTGGTGGACGCCGCGTCGTCCTTCGACGCCGTCCTGATCGCCCTCGGCGGCGGGGCGCTCGCCACGGGTGTGGGTCATGTGGTGAAGGCTCTGGCGCCCGGAGTCGAGGTGATCTGCGTGCAGCCGCTGGGCGCGCCGGCGATGACGTACTCCTGGCGCAGGCGGCGCGTCGTCACCACCGACTCGACCGACACCATCGCCGACGGCGTCGCCGGCCGGCGACCCATCCCGGCCGTCCTGGACGACCTCCTCCTGGTCGCCGACGACGCCGTCCTGGTCCGGGAGGAGTCGATCATCGCCGGGATGCGGATGCTCCTGCACCACGCCGGCCTCGTCGTCGAACCGTCGGCCGCGCTCGGCGTCGCGGCGATCCTCGAAGACCGTGACCGCTTCGCCGGCCGGCACGTGGTCACCATCGTGTGCGGCGGCAACGTCGACCTGGACGCCTATCACGGCTGGGTCGGCGCGGCTCCGCTCCGCTGA
- a CDS encoding helix-turn-helix domain-containing protein, whose amino-acid sequence MEYVVRVPAPPLDRFIDDIYCLSGVPRHRRMNVPPMPSAHLFVNLGGPVRLWDSDPSVPPAVLTDGWFMGVWTRRFLFEYPTPVRLVGVHFKPWGISPFADMPATELRNRWVPVDAVWQRSLERIRDQVGDTASAGETLRVLEAELRSRLAEAPWRGLDLVRHVGGRLETSHGAVPIGALTDAAGVSGNHLAAQFKSHVGVTPKRVARIYRFARLIVSVDALRPVDWARLAQTAGYFDQAHFSREFKQFTGHTPTDYLALRRRFPAERGFPPDSGPMPAE is encoded by the coding sequence ATGGAATACGTCGTCCGGGTGCCCGCGCCGCCGCTCGACCGGTTCATCGACGACATCTACTGCCTGTCCGGGGTGCCGCGCCACCGCCGGATGAACGTGCCGCCGATGCCGTCGGCACACCTGTTCGTCAACCTGGGCGGCCCCGTCCGCCTCTGGGATTCCGACCCTTCGGTACCGCCGGCGGTGTTGACCGATGGGTGGTTCATGGGTGTCTGGACCAGGCGTTTCCTCTTCGAGTACCCCACGCCGGTGCGGCTCGTCGGGGTGCACTTCAAGCCTTGGGGGATCTCGCCGTTCGCCGACATGCCGGCGACCGAGCTGCGGAACCGGTGGGTGCCGGTCGACGCCGTCTGGCAGCGGTCTCTGGAGCGGATTCGCGACCAGGTCGGCGACACCGCGTCGGCCGGCGAGACGCTGCGGGTGTTGGAGGCGGAGCTGCGATCGCGACTCGCCGAGGCTCCATGGCGTGGTCTCGACCTGGTCCGGCATGTAGGCGGGCGTTTGGAGACCTCTCACGGCGCGGTCCCGATCGGTGCGCTGACCGATGCCGCCGGGGTGAGCGGCAATCACCTGGCCGCGCAGTTCAAGTCCCATGTCGGGGTCACCCCCAAGCGGGTGGCGCGGATCTACCGTTTCGCGCGGCTGATCGTGTCCGTGGACGCTCTGCGTCCGGTCGACTGGGCGCGGCTCGCCCAGACGGCGGGCTACTTCGACCAGGCCCACTTCAGCAGGGAGTTCAAGCAGTTCACCGGCCACACCCCGACGGATTACCTGGCCCTGCGCCGCAGGTTCCCCGCCGAGCGGGGGTTCCCGCCGGACAGCGGTCCGATGCCCGCCGAGTGA
- a CDS encoding TioE family transcriptional regulator → MRPVDMAREHGLSTQAIRNYEDAGILPAADRTVHGYRTYTPLHAKALRAFLALVPGHGHQTATSIMRAVNAGATEDALRLIDESHGQLLDDRRTLQAVEAALRDLAPVPQERGDTFIGPLARRLGLRAATLRKWENAGLVRPRRDPRTGYRIYSAADVRDVRLAHQLRRGGYLLEQIAPLIAQVRSAGGITPLESTLHDWQARLSTRGRAMLKGATDLDAYLRARERPSERPASIQ, encoded by the coding sequence ATGAGGCCAGTGGACATGGCGCGCGAGCACGGCCTGTCCACCCAGGCGATCAGGAACTACGAGGACGCCGGCATCCTGCCCGCCGCCGACCGCACCGTGCACGGCTACCGCACCTATACGCCGTTGCACGCGAAAGCCCTGCGCGCGTTCCTCGCCCTGGTGCCCGGGCACGGCCACCAGACGGCCACGTCGATCATGCGGGCCGTCAACGCGGGCGCCACCGAGGACGCGCTGCGGCTCATCGACGAGAGCCACGGCCAGCTCCTCGACGACCGGCGCACCCTCCAGGCCGTCGAAGCCGCGCTCCGCGACCTGGCGCCCGTGCCGCAGGAGCGCGGCGACACGTTCATCGGCCCCCTCGCCAGACGGCTCGGCCTCCGCGCCGCCACCCTGCGCAAATGGGAGAACGCCGGGCTGGTCCGGCCGCGCCGCGATCCGCGGACGGGCTACCGGATCTACAGTGCGGCCGACGTGCGGGACGTCCGGCTGGCCCACCAGCTCAGGCGGGGCGGCTACCTGCTGGAGCAGATCGCCCCGCTGATCGCCCAGGTCCGCTCCGCCGGCGGCATCACCCCACTGGAGTCGACGCTGCACGACTGGCAGGCCCGCCTGTCCACCCGGGGCCGCGCCATGCTCAAGGGCGCCACCGACCTGGACGCCTACCTCCGCGCCCGCGAGCGGCCGTCCGAGCGTCCCGCGTCAATCCAGTAG
- a CDS encoding dihydrofolate reductase family protein, translated as MGTVIMHNVVSVDGFIADENDDVAPLHDWYFNGDIPITAGGDREYDHSGAGTGLKVSGESAEYVQSTWDTIGTIVMGRRLFDLVNGWEGRPPTGDHVVVVSHRPKPEGWHPEASYHFVDDVTAAIDKARELAGDRAVAVNAGDVGGQIFAAGLVDEVAMDVVPVVFGSGRRFFGGIDGRHLLEQPHVVIQGEGVLHLRFKVRRWRTGAAPVRPPG; from the coding sequence ATGGGCACAGTGATCATGCACAACGTGGTGTCGGTGGACGGCTTCATCGCCGACGAGAACGACGACGTCGCGCCACTCCACGATTGGTACTTCAACGGCGACATCCCGATCACCGCGGGCGGTGACCGGGAGTACGACCATTCCGGAGCCGGGACCGGCCTCAAGGTCTCCGGTGAATCGGCGGAGTACGTCCAGTCGACGTGGGACACGATCGGCACGATCGTGATGGGCCGCCGCCTGTTCGACCTGGTGAACGGCTGGGAGGGGCGGCCTCCCACGGGCGACCACGTGGTCGTGGTGTCCCACCGGCCCAAGCCCGAAGGCTGGCACCCTGAGGCGTCGTACCATTTCGTCGATGACGTGACCGCCGCGATCGACAAGGCCAGGGAACTCGCCGGCGATCGAGCCGTCGCCGTGAACGCCGGCGACGTGGGCGGCCAGATCTTCGCGGCCGGTCTCGTGGACGAGGTCGCGATGGACGTGGTGCCGGTGGTGTTCGGGTCGGGCAGACGCTTCTTCGGCGGCATCGACGGCCGGCACCTCCTGGAGCAGCCCCACGTCGTCATCCAGGGCGAAGGAGTGCTCCACCTGAGGTTCAAGGTGCGCCGTTGGCGGACAGGTGCCGCACCCGTGCGGCCTCCCGGGTGA
- a CDS encoding ABC transporter ATP-binding protein: MAGVRQWLDRTTETWAPPASGDLTSSFRFLLWLTRSQSRRVALGAVLSSCWMAGLAVTPWVMARVVDEGLVAGDAAALVGWASVLPAVGVLNALLGVGRHRTMTKIRMDASFRSIRATVWHTSRLGASLARRVSAGEVVTVGMADVQTVAQALTVTGPGVGAVVAYAAVAVVLFTISPLLAAVVLAGVPLLAIAVGPFLRRIERTSGEYRVHQARLTTGLVDVLAGLRVLNGLGGKTFMAERYGRQSRELVDRGYRVAGPSSWVGALSGGLPALFLAAVVWSSARMAAAGDITIGDVVAVYGYVAVLIVPVSSLIEGGGDLVRARVAGQRIIDLLNLPVAHDGDRDPVTIPAGCGPLADPHSGVIVRPGLFTALVAARPAEAIAVIERLGRLSGDSEAGVTWAGVPIAEVAREEFRRRLVVADNDAEVFAGSVRDIVAGRLKPDDGRIRAALRVAVAEDVVEALPGGLDAAVAAGGSDLSGGQRQRIRLARAVYCAPDVLLAVDPTSAVDATTEAVMIDRLREARRGLTTVITTTSPLVLDRADEVIVLADGHASSAGTHAELLRGDTGYRGLVSRALDDTEGDQVGR; this comes from the coding sequence ATGGCCGGTGTTCGCCAGTGGTTGGACAGGACGACCGAGACATGGGCGCCGCCGGCATCCGGTGATCTGACCAGCTCGTTCCGCTTCCTTCTCTGGCTCACTCGATCGCAGTCACGACGGGTCGCGCTGGGTGCGGTGTTGAGCAGCTGCTGGATGGCCGGCTTGGCGGTGACGCCATGGGTGATGGCCCGCGTGGTGGATGAAGGGCTTGTCGCAGGGGATGCCGCCGCCCTGGTCGGGTGGGCTTCGGTCCTGCCGGCCGTCGGCGTGCTGAACGCGCTGTTGGGGGTCGGCCGGCATCGCACGATGACCAAGATCCGGATGGACGCGTCGTTTCGCTCGATCCGGGCGACGGTGTGGCACACGTCCCGTCTGGGGGCGTCTCTGGCGCGTCGCGTGAGCGCTGGGGAAGTGGTGACGGTCGGCATGGCCGACGTCCAGACCGTCGCGCAGGCGCTGACCGTCACGGGGCCCGGCGTCGGCGCGGTGGTCGCCTACGCCGCCGTCGCGGTCGTGCTGTTCACGATTTCCCCCTTGCTCGCGGCCGTGGTCCTCGCCGGGGTTCCCCTCCTTGCCATCGCGGTCGGCCCCTTCTTGCGGCGCATCGAGCGAACGAGCGGCGAGTACCGCGTGCACCAGGCGCGGTTGACGACTGGTCTGGTCGATGTGCTGGCCGGACTCCGCGTGCTCAACGGCCTGGGCGGGAAGACGTTCATGGCCGAGCGGTATGGACGGCAGTCGCGGGAGTTGGTGGATCGCGGCTACCGGGTCGCCGGACCCTCGAGCTGGGTCGGCGCACTGTCAGGCGGTTTGCCGGCACTGTTCCTGGCCGCGGTGGTGTGGTCGTCGGCGCGGATGGCCGCCGCCGGGGATATCACGATCGGTGATGTCGTCGCCGTCTACGGCTATGTCGCCGTGCTGATCGTTCCCGTGTCGTCTCTCATCGAGGGTGGCGGTGACCTCGTTCGTGCCCGGGTGGCCGGTCAACGGATCATCGATCTGCTCAACCTGCCGGTCGCTCACGACGGCGACCGCGATCCCGTGACGATCCCGGCCGGCTGCGGCCCGCTGGCCGACCCTCACTCGGGAGTGATCGTTCGTCCCGGCCTGTTCACCGCGTTGGTGGCCGCCCGACCGGCGGAGGCGATCGCGGTGATCGAGCGGCTGGGGCGCCTGAGCGGCGATTCCGAGGCGGGGGTGACGTGGGCGGGTGTGCCGATCGCCGAGGTCGCTCGCGAGGAGTTCAGACGCCGGTTGGTCGTCGCCGACAACGATGCCGAGGTGTTCGCCGGTTCGGTTCGTGACATCGTCGCCGGACGTCTGAAGCCTGACGACGGCCGGATTCGTGCGGCTCTGCGCGTCGCCGTGGCCGAGGACGTCGTGGAGGCGTTGCCCGGCGGCCTGGACGCGGCGGTCGCCGCCGGCGGGAGCGATCTCTCCGGTGGGCAACGGCAACGGATCCGGCTCGCCCGCGCCGTCTACTGCGCACCTGACGTCCTGCTCGCCGTCGATCCGACCTCCGCGGTCGACGCGACCACCGAAGCGGTCATGATCGACCGGCTCCGCGAGGCACGGCGCGGCCTGACCACGGTGATCACGACGACGTCGCCGCTCGTGCTCGACCGTGCCGACGAGGTCATCGTCCTGGCCGACGGTCACGCGTCGTCGGCCGGGACGCACGCGGAACTTCTGCGCGGCGATACCGGCTATCGCGGTCTGGTGTCCCGTGCGCTGGACGACACCGAAGGCGATCAGGTGGGCCGATGA